The Planococcus liqunii genome includes a region encoding these proteins:
- a CDS encoding DEAD/DEAH box helicase, translating into MIRKKKLPELLNEWKTEPDMMERIEHWHTIKEKPAAYADFPPAMHDSLKAALRKKGIEQLYTHQREAFDLAENGKSFTAVTPTASGKSYCYHLPVLHKILNDPGARALYLFPTKALAQDQKSDLHDLIEKTEQDILSYTYDGDTSPSIRTKVRKAGQIVMTNPDMLHSAILPHHTKWVSLFENLHYIVIDELHTYKGVFGTHVAHVIRRLKRICEFYGSNPVFICTSATIANPKELAENLTNTEHVLIDQNGAPAGKKHIVFYNPPIIHPTFGVRRSAVLEVRDLATHLVKQGIQTIVFAKSRVRVEMLVTYLQAITKTKLQDDSIKGYRGGYLPTERRAIEKGLRDGTIKCVVSTNALELGVDIGQLQACIMTGYPGNIASAWQQAGRAGRRQDESLVVYVAQSTALDQYIINHPEYLLDQSPEEARIHPENIIILMDHLKCASFELPFRTDDQYGEFDVQELLEYLQEQGVLVRTSDRWHWMSDRFPAHDISLRSASQENVVIIDQSVPADTRVIGEMDRFSALTLLHEEAIYLHQGTQFQVEILDWEEKKAYVREVDVDYFTDANLAIELKVMSEDKTKKLHEADVQYGDIAVLAMPTIFKKIRFDSHDNIGSGPISLPAEELHTSSTWLSFAKPEGFSDSELSDTMTGAAYAIESFIPIFVQCDRRDVHVVPQVKSTHNDLPSFFIHDSYPGGIGISERIYDLWQPLLDKAQQHISECPCLDGCPSCIGAQDAAVSMKSHVIKLLNELRRGG; encoded by the coding sequence ATGATCCGAAAAAAGAAGCTTCCTGAACTTTTGAATGAGTGGAAAACCGAACCGGACATGATGGAGCGGATTGAACACTGGCACACAATCAAAGAAAAGCCGGCAGCCTATGCTGATTTTCCGCCTGCCATGCACGACAGCCTGAAAGCGGCACTGCGCAAAAAAGGCATTGAACAGCTGTACACGCACCAGCGGGAAGCGTTTGATCTGGCGGAAAACGGCAAATCATTTACAGCCGTTACACCGACTGCTTCCGGCAAATCATACTGCTACCACTTGCCGGTGCTCCATAAAATCTTGAACGATCCGGGCGCAAGGGCTTTGTATTTGTTTCCGACCAAAGCGCTTGCCCAGGATCAGAAAAGTGATTTGCATGATTTAATCGAGAAAACCGAGCAGGATATTTTGTCTTACACCTACGACGGCGACACCTCGCCGTCCATCCGCACGAAAGTAAGAAAAGCCGGACAGATTGTCATGACCAACCCGGATATGCTGCATTCCGCTATCTTGCCGCACCATACGAAATGGGTATCACTTTTTGAAAACCTTCATTATATAGTGATTGATGAGCTTCATACGTATAAAGGCGTTTTTGGTACACATGTGGCTCATGTGATTCGCCGCTTAAAGCGCATCTGTGAATTCTATGGCAGCAATCCGGTTTTTATCTGTACGTCTGCAACAATCGCCAATCCGAAAGAACTGGCGGAAAACCTGACGAATACCGAACATGTACTGATTGACCAGAACGGCGCGCCGGCCGGCAAAAAGCATATCGTCTTCTATAATCCGCCGATTATCCATCCGACGTTCGGAGTGCGCAGAAGCGCTGTTCTCGAAGTGCGTGATTTGGCGACCCATCTAGTCAAACAAGGCATCCAAACAATCGTCTTTGCAAAAAGCCGGGTACGGGTGGAAATGCTGGTCACGTATTTGCAGGCCATCACCAAAACCAAACTGCAGGACGACTCGATCAAAGGCTACCGCGGCGGCTATTTGCCGACGGAGCGGCGGGCCATTGAAAAAGGGCTGCGCGATGGAACCATCAAATGCGTCGTCTCGACAAATGCTCTGGAACTCGGCGTTGACATCGGACAGCTGCAGGCCTGCATCATGACGGGCTATCCGGGAAATATCGCAAGCGCCTGGCAGCAGGCCGGACGGGCGGGCAGAAGGCAGGATGAATCGCTGGTCGTATACGTGGCCCAGTCGACTGCGCTGGACCAGTACATCATCAACCACCCGGAATACTTGCTTGACCAGTCGCCGGAAGAAGCGCGCATCCACCCGGAAAACATCATCATCTTAATGGACCATTTAAAATGTGCATCGTTTGAATTGCCGTTTAGAACGGACGATCAATACGGCGAATTCGACGTTCAGGAATTGCTGGAATATTTGCAGGAGCAAGGCGTGCTCGTACGGACTTCTGACCGTTGGCACTGGATGAGCGACCGCTTTCCGGCGCATGACATTTCACTTCGTTCGGCATCTCAGGAAAACGTCGTTATTATCGACCAGTCTGTCCCTGCGGATACGCGCGTCATCGGTGAAATGGACCGTTTCAGCGCTTTGACTTTACTTCACGAAGAAGCGATTTACCTGCACCAAGGCACGCAGTTCCAAGTCGAGATTTTGGACTGGGAAGAGAAAAAGGCATATGTCCGGGAAGTGGACGTCGATTACTTTACAGACGCCAACCTGGCAATCGAGCTCAAAGTGATGAGCGAAGACAAAACGAAAAAATTGCATGAAGCAGACGTACAGTACGGCGATATTGCAGTGCTGGCGATGCCGACGATTTTTAAGAAAATCCGATTCGATTCGCATGACAATATCGGATCTGGACCGATTTCACTGCCTGCCGAAGAACTGCATACCTCTTCGACCTGGCTGAGCTTTGCCAAACCCGAAGGCTTCAGCGACTCGGAATTGTCGGATACAATGACCGGAGCGGCGTATGCCATCGAATCATTCATTCCGATTTTTGTGCAATGCGACCGGCGGGATGTGCATGTTGTGCCGCAAGTGAAATCGACCCATAACGATCTGCCGTCATTTTTCATCCACGATTCGTATCCCGGCGGCATCGGCATCAGTGAACGGATCTATGATCTGTGGCAGCCGCTGCTCGATAAAGCACAGCAGCACATTTCGGAATGTCCGTGCCTCGACGGCTGCCCGTCGTGCATCGGTGCACAAGACGCGGCCGTCAGCATGAAGAGCCATGTCATCAAGCTGTTGAATGAGCTTCGCAGAGGGGGGTGA
- a CDS encoding ribonuclease H-like domain-containing protein, with amino-acid sequence MSFESKLLQMKGMLKKQPAKKQAPKAAERPLYEKEWSNIGLELKENKFGFVYEKKICYPLTHQHGKVELGELNRVLSAWEQVPFEHPFKLKPGTPIVFFDTETTGLSGTGAYIFLVGLLVQKEDHFEMTQYIMPDPSHEAAFLYETGLWWDEEPIIFSYNGKSFDWPQLMSRWTMHRQVLPKLPVPLQIDLFHGTKRIWKNELERMKLSTIEAEKLGFVREGDVPGYLIPPIYLDAVKSGYPDGLAKVLFHNELDILSLVSLYVLSSDLLREDLVSETSGAYTNIGKWYADLKQFDQSATYLEHVTRERGSSAAMARYFLAIQKKRSGQYAEAVQLFKEAAPHLRGSVEVEAWIHAAKLYEHQLGDLDKAITMAGFAKQASEHTKVRTSLVLDIQKRLFRLDEKKQKKHAQLAKN; translated from the coding sequence ATGTCGTTTGAAAGCAAGTTATTGCAAATGAAAGGGATGCTGAAAAAACAGCCGGCCAAAAAGCAGGCGCCAAAAGCGGCGGAACGGCCGCTTTACGAAAAAGAATGGAGCAACATCGGTCTCGAGCTGAAAGAAAACAAATTCGGCTTTGTCTACGAAAAGAAAATCTGCTATCCCCTAACGCACCAGCACGGCAAAGTCGAGCTGGGCGAGTTGAACCGGGTACTGTCGGCCTGGGAACAAGTGCCTTTTGAGCATCCGTTCAAGTTGAAGCCGGGAACTCCGATTGTGTTTTTCGATACGGAGACGACCGGCTTGAGCGGAACAGGTGCGTATATTTTCCTGGTCGGCTTGTTGGTCCAAAAAGAGGACCATTTTGAAATGACTCAATACATTATGCCGGACCCTTCCCACGAAGCCGCTTTTCTTTACGAAACGGGTTTATGGTGGGACGAGGAGCCGATCATCTTTTCATATAACGGCAAAAGTTTTGACTGGCCGCAATTAATGTCGAGGTGGACGATGCATCGCCAAGTACTGCCGAAATTGCCGGTGCCGCTGCAAATCGACTTGTTCCATGGCACCAAGCGAATCTGGAAAAACGAACTGGAACGGATGAAGCTGAGCACGATCGAAGCGGAAAAACTGGGATTTGTCCGGGAAGGTGATGTGCCGGGCTATTTGATTCCGCCGATTTATCTGGATGCCGTGAAAAGCGGCTACCCCGATGGTCTGGCAAAAGTGCTGTTCCACAACGAATTGGACATCTTGTCGCTAGTTTCGCTGTACGTATTGTCGTCCGACTTGCTGCGGGAAGATCTGGTTTCCGAGACCAGCGGCGCGTACACCAATATCGGAAAATGGTATGCCGATTTAAAGCAGTTCGATCAAAGTGCCACATATTTGGAGCATGTTACACGAGAACGCGGCAGTTCTGCTGCCATGGCCCGTTATTTTTTGGCCATCCAGAAAAAACGGAGCGGCCAGTATGCCGAAGCAGTTCAGCTGTTTAAAGAGGCGGCGCCTCATTTGCGCGGCTCGGTGGAAGTCGAAGCTTGGATTCATGCAGCAAAATTATATGAACACCAGCTCGGTGATTTGGACAAAGCCATCACAATGGCGGGATTTGCAAAACAAGCGAGCGAACATACGAAAGTCCGGACTTCACTCGTGCTGGATATCCAAAAGCGGCTGTTCCGCCTTGATGAAAAAAAGCAGAAAAAACATGCCCAACTTGCCAAGAACTAA
- a CDS encoding THUMP domain-containing class I SAM-dependent RNA methyltransferase, whose protein sequence is MTKFKLLATAAMGLESIVADEVKELGYETQTENGKVFFEGDERDIAKANLWLRTADRVKIIAGEFNAYTFDELFERTKAIEWEKFLPVDANFPVQGKSVKSKLYSVPDCQSIVKKAIVERLKKAYHRNSFLDESGARFKIEVSILKDKVQLSIDTSGAGLHKRGYRLDQGEAPLKETLAAALVKLSRWTPDRPFVDPFCGSGTIPIEAAMIGQNIAPGYNRDFDAEEWPWMKQQIWDDVRAEAEELANYDQPLNILGTDIDHRMVKIAQENAREAGFADLIQFQQRQMKDFVTHEENGVVVGNPPYGERIGEVEVIEQMISDMGRIFSKHPTWSIYILSSMEKFETIYGQPATKKRKLFNGFIRTDLFQFWGERPKNK, encoded by the coding sequence ATGACTAAATTTAAATTGCTCGCCACTGCTGCGATGGGCCTCGAGTCGATTGTAGCGGATGAAGTGAAAGAACTTGGATACGAAACACAAACAGAAAACGGCAAAGTGTTTTTCGAAGGAGACGAGCGTGACATTGCAAAAGCCAACCTTTGGCTGCGCACAGCGGACCGTGTGAAAATCATCGCTGGGGAGTTTAATGCGTATACGTTTGATGAATTGTTTGAACGCACAAAAGCGATTGAATGGGAGAAATTCCTTCCGGTTGATGCCAATTTCCCCGTGCAGGGAAAATCAGTAAAATCGAAATTGTACAGCGTGCCGGATTGCCAGTCGATTGTCAAAAAAGCGATTGTGGAACGCCTGAAAAAAGCATATCACCGAAACTCCTTCCTGGATGAATCGGGTGCCCGTTTTAAAATTGAAGTTTCCATTTTGAAAGACAAAGTTCAATTGTCGATCGATACTAGCGGCGCCGGCCTGCATAAACGCGGCTACCGCCTGGACCAAGGGGAAGCGCCGTTGAAAGAAACCTTAGCGGCCGCTTTGGTAAAACTATCCCGCTGGACGCCGGACCGGCCGTTTGTGGATCCGTTCTGCGGTTCCGGGACGATTCCGATTGAAGCGGCGATGATCGGCCAGAATATTGCACCGGGCTATAACCGTGATTTCGATGCAGAAGAATGGCCATGGATGAAACAGCAGATTTGGGACGATGTACGGGCTGAAGCAGAGGAATTGGCGAATTACGACCAGCCTTTGAATATCCTCGGTACGGATATCGACCACCGCATGGTGAAAATTGCACAAGAAAACGCACGGGAAGCCGGGTTTGCAGATTTGATCCAATTTCAGCAGCGCCAGATGAAAGACTTTGTGACGCATGAAGAAAACGGCGTCGTTGTCGGTAACCCGCCATACGGAGAGCGCATCGGCGAAGTGGAAGTCATAGAACAAATGATTAGCGATATGGGGCGCATTTTCTCCAAACATCCGACATGGTCGATCTACATCTTGTCGTCCATGGAGAAGTTTGAAACGATCTATGGCCAGCCAGCCACGAAAAAACGAAAATTATTCAACGGTTTCATTCGCACAGATTTGTTCCAATTCTGGGGAGAACGGCCAAAAAATAAATGA
- the recU gene encoding Holliday junction resolvase RecU: protein MAINYPNGKKFVPPKEKPVKAKKKDFSFSNRGKTLEDELNETNDYYLQLGLAVIHKKPVPVQIVKVEYPSRSAAVIREAYFRAPSTTDYNGVWNGRYVDFEAKETENKTSFPLKNIHDHQIHHMSQVVKHQGLAFLIIRFSSLERYFIMRFEALEVFWNRMITGGRKSISLEEIEDSSVEIMPGAFPRIDYLPVLQNL from the coding sequence ATGGCAATTAATTATCCAAATGGCAAGAAGTTTGTTCCTCCAAAAGAAAAGCCGGTGAAAGCAAAAAAAAAGGATTTTTCTTTCAGCAACCGGGGCAAAACGCTTGAGGATGAATTAAACGAAACCAACGATTATTATCTGCAATTGGGTCTTGCAGTTATCCACAAAAAACCCGTCCCCGTCCAGATTGTTAAAGTCGAGTATCCATCCAGAAGCGCCGCCGTCATACGGGAAGCGTATTTCCGGGCTCCGTCCACTACGGATTACAACGGCGTCTGGAACGGCAGATATGTCGATTTTGAAGCGAAAGAGACTGAAAACAAAACGTCTTTTCCTTTGAAAAACATCCATGACCACCAAATCCACCATATGTCTCAAGTGGTGAAGCATCAAGGATTGGCATTTTTAATTATCCGTTTTTCTTCGCTTGAGCGTTATTTCATTATGCGCTTCGAAGCGTTGGAAGTATTTTGGAACCGGATGATCACCGGTGGCAGGAAATCGATTTCCTTGGAGGAAATTGAAGACAGCTCAGTCGAAATCATGCCTGGAGCCTTTCCGCGCATCGATTACTTGCCTGTGCTGCAAAATCTGTAA
- the gpsB gene encoding cell division regulator GpsB: protein MDNKYTAKDILERDFKTGMRGYNQDEVDHFLDEIIQDYEIFTKKIEQLQNENKRLRAEMEEAPRKQAAPVPGTTNFDILRRLSHLENHVFGNKLNNN from the coding sequence ATGGACAATAAATACACAGCAAAAGACATCTTGGAAAGAGATTTTAAAACAGGAATGCGCGGTTACAACCAGGATGAAGTAGATCATTTCCTGGATGAAATCATTCAAGACTATGAAATCTTCACGAAAAAAATCGAGCAGCTCCAAAACGAAAACAAACGCCTGCGTGCGGAAATGGAAGAAGCACCGCGGAAACAGGCAGCACCGGTTCCAGGCACAACAAACTTCGATATTTTACGCCGTTTGTCGCATTTGGAAAACCATGTATTCGGCAACAAACTGAATAACAATTAA
- a CDS encoding YppE family protein translates to MTVRELSSVLYDECGKCLDRFYDMRERDAVPDFYKEVKPYADYWHGKINEWQKESLLYIQQERPKYVHKPQIDNAAEGMAQFFVQSFYKETSKKRFIQTIQAAQYTLQTFMLAIDEKSEES, encoded by the coding sequence ATGACAGTAAGAGAACTCTCTTCCGTATTATATGATGAATGCGGAAAATGCCTGGACCGTTTCTACGATATGCGTGAGCGCGATGCGGTTCCGGATTTTTATAAAGAGGTAAAACCATACGCAGATTATTGGCACGGCAAGATAAATGAATGGCAAAAAGAATCGCTTTTATATATTCAGCAAGAACGGCCGAAATATGTACACAAACCACAGATCGATAATGCGGCAGAAGGGATGGCCCAGTTTTTTGTGCAAAGTTTTTACAAAGAAACGAGCAAAAAGCGCTTTATCCAGACCATTCAGGCGGCGCAGTACACGCTGCAGACCTTTATGCTGGCAATCGATGAAAAGAGCGAAGAATCATGA